AAAACTGTTTTACCCTGCGCAAATCAAAGATTTAATATCGGAATTAAATGAAAATCAGGCTTATGTGCCCACTGAAAAAAGCACTGAAAATATTGTATCTTTGATTGATTTTAGAATGCTTTTGGCAATCATTGTTTTTGCCTTCGCAGTAGAATGGTTTATTAGAAAATATAACGGATTAATTTAAAATAACACGAATGGATAAGTTACCAAAGATTGCATTACCCGCAATATTTATTTTTATTGTATTGATTATAGCTATTTCAAAATCTACAGTTACAATTGACTCCGGTCAAGCTGGTGTTTTGTATAAAACGTTTGGTGGAGGTGTAGTGACAGATGAGCCACCTATGGGAGAAGGTTTTCATTTGGTTGCTCCTTGGAACAGAGTAACAGTATATGAAGTACGACAACAAGAAGTTCTTGAAAAAATGAATGTATTGTCTAGTAATGGTTTGGATATTAAATTGGAAGCATCTGCATGGTTTGAGCCAATACGCAATGATTTAGGAAAGTTACATCAAGAAAAAGGTGAAGATTACATTCAAAGAGTATTACTTCCAACAATTAGATCGGCAGCCCGTTCTGTAGTAGGGCGTTACACACCAGAACAATTATATTCAAGTAAAAGAGATGCTATTCAGCAAGAGATTTTTGATGAAACGCAGAAGATTGTATCGGGGCAGTATATTCAATTAAATGAGATATTAGTTAGAGATGTTACTTTGCCTCCAACTATTAAAGATGCAATTGAAAGAAAATTAAAGCAAGAGCAAGAGTCATTAGAGTA
The genomic region above belongs to Maribacter hydrothermalis and contains:
- a CDS encoding prohibitin family protein — translated: MDKLPKIALPAIFIFIVLIIAISKSTVTIDSGQAGVLYKTFGGGVVTDEPPMGEGFHLVAPWNRVTVYEVRQQEVLEKMNVLSSNGLDIKLEASAWFEPIRNDLGKLHQEKGEDYIQRVLLPTIRSAARSVVGRYTPEQLYSSKRDAIQQEIFDETQKIVSGQYIQLNEILVRDVTLPPTIKDAIERKLKQEQESLEYEFRLVTAKKEAEKVTIEAQGKADANRILSASLTDKILQDKGIDATLKLSESPNSKVIVVGGGESGLPLILGNN